A window from Heteronotia binoei isolate CCM8104 ecotype False Entrance Well chromosome 15, APGP_CSIRO_Hbin_v1, whole genome shotgun sequence encodes these proteins:
- the LOC132584103 gene encoding sulfotransferase 2B1-like isoform X1 has protein sequence MAGEATGAIEYGGIILPGIVHTEASVRYAHRSFQVRDSDVFNLTYPKSGTTWMQEILSLIYSNGEPTLSQSVPSWERVPWIEQKTAAEYLENRPSPRLITSHLPPTVFPESFFASQAKAIYTVRDPRDVCVSLYYYAKMASFLEHKEDFGEFIETFAAGKILFGSWFDHVKGWLTYRNRTNFLLLTYDDLLQNLQDTILRICQFLGKDLDASAVDSVVANASFETMKGNKMVNYSLVPEDIMDQKVSPFLRKGISGDWKNHFTPEQSAAFHCLYQQNMKEVDIRFPWDELQSKSYQDP, from the exons ATGGCGGGAGAGGCAACAGGTGCCATAGAGTATGGTGGAATCATCCTTCCAGGCATTGTCCACACTGAGGCAAGTGTTCGGTATGCTCATCGGAGCTTTCAGGTGCGCGACAGCGATGTCTTCAACCTCACGTACCCCAAATCTG ggacTACCTGGATGCAAGAAATTCTCTCCCTGATCTATAGCAATGGGGAGCCTACACTGTCGCAGTCAGTTCCCTCCTGGGAACGGGTCCCCTGGATTGAACAGAAGACGGCAGCTGAATACTTGGAGAACCGGCCTAGTCCCCGTCTCATCACCTCTCACTTGCCCCCCACAGTCTTTCCAGAATCTTTTTTTGCGTCGCAGGCCAAG GCCATTTATACTGTCCGAGACCCCAGAGATGTCTGCGTGTCACTCTATTATTATGCCAAGATGGCCTCATTTCTGGAGCACAAGGAGGATTTCGGCGAATTCATCGAGACGTTTGCTGCAGGAAAAA TTCTGTTTGGTTCCTGGTTTGATCACGTCAAAGGCTGGTTGACTTACAGAAACCGGACAAATTTTCTGCTTCTGACCTATGATGATTTACTGCAG AACCTTCAGGACACCATTCTCCGCATCTGCCAATTCCTTGGCAAAGACTTAGATGCCTCCGCTGTGGACTCTGTTGTGGCAAACGCCTCCTTTGAGACAATGAAGGGCAACAAGATGGTGAATTACAGCCTCGTCCCTGAAGATATTATGGACCAAAAGGTCAGCCCCTTCCTCCGAAAAG GCATCTCTGGGGACTGGAAAAATCACTTCACCCCAGAACAGAGTGCTGCATTTCATTGTCTCTACCAGCAAAACATGAAGGAGGTGGACATCCGATTTCCCTGGGATGAACTCCAAAGCAAAAGCTATCAGGACCCTTGA
- the LOC132584103 gene encoding sulfotransferase 2B1-like isoform X2 yields MQEILSLIYSNGEPTLSQSVPSWERVPWIEQKTAAEYLENRPSPRLITSHLPPTVFPESFFASQAKAIYTVRDPRDVCVSLYYYAKMASFLEHKEDFGEFIETFAAGKILFGSWFDHVKGWLTYRNRTNFLLLTYDDLLQNLQDTILRICQFLGKDLDASAVDSVVANASFETMKGNKMVNYSLVPEDIMDQKVSPFLRKGISGDWKNHFTPEQSAAFHCLYQQNMKEVDIRFPWDELQSKSYQDP; encoded by the exons ATGCAAGAAATTCTCTCCCTGATCTATAGCAATGGGGAGCCTACACTGTCGCAGTCAGTTCCCTCCTGGGAACGGGTCCCCTGGATTGAACAGAAGACGGCAGCTGAATACTTGGAGAACCGGCCTAGTCCCCGTCTCATCACCTCTCACTTGCCCCCCACAGTCTTTCCAGAATCTTTTTTTGCGTCGCAGGCCAAG GCCATTTATACTGTCCGAGACCCCAGAGATGTCTGCGTGTCACTCTATTATTATGCCAAGATGGCCTCATTTCTGGAGCACAAGGAGGATTTCGGCGAATTCATCGAGACGTTTGCTGCAGGAAAAA TTCTGTTTGGTTCCTGGTTTGATCACGTCAAAGGCTGGTTGACTTACAGAAACCGGACAAATTTTCTGCTTCTGACCTATGATGATTTACTGCAG AACCTTCAGGACACCATTCTCCGCATCTGCCAATTCCTTGGCAAAGACTTAGATGCCTCCGCTGTGGACTCTGTTGTGGCAAACGCCTCCTTTGAGACAATGAAGGGCAACAAGATGGTGAATTACAGCCTCGTCCCTGAAGATATTATGGACCAAAAGGTCAGCCCCTTCCTCCGAAAAG GCATCTCTGGGGACTGGAAAAATCACTTCACCCCAGAACAGAGTGCTGCATTTCATTGTCTCTACCAGCAAAACATGAAGGAGGTGGACATCCGATTTCCCTGGGATGAACTCCAAAGCAAAAGCTATCAGGACCCTTGA